From Corticium candelabrum chromosome 9, ooCorCand1.1, whole genome shotgun sequence:
ACTACAATTACAACTGGCTCACCGCTACTCTAAATAGATGCTAACACACGAATGCTCAGTCTATCCATACACTAGACTATACTAACGCTATGTCAAGCTAGGAGtgcacatacatgtacctGTATGCTATGAAAACTGTATTTTGATATGTCAGACAGTCGTTTCGGATCTAGTTTCAAACGAGCCCTGCAATCGCTTATCCAACTCGTCCAATCGCCTACCCAACTCCTCCAACATGTCAATGATCTCCACGTATTTCTGATTGTCATATTCTCTCAGTGACTGAATAGTTGTGGACAAGCAAGGAACAACTTCATTACTAGGAGCCTGATTCTTTGCAGCATCCAGTAAAGGCTTCAACATGCGTGCTAGCTTTGCGTCACTCTCTCGGATTGCATTCGAAATAGCCGTTTGGATTTCTTCTCTTATTGTCAACAGAATTAGATTCATCTGTTCATCTACAAATATCAACAGGTATAGCACTGCATGTATACTCTAGGAGGTGCCAATGTTTTGACTAATCTCGTACTTGGAGAGCTGGAACTGGAACAACACGGAAGGTATCTTCTATTAAACAGATCTATATGCATGACAGAAAACTTGTACTATAGATTCACTAAAAGAAAAAGACATTACGTTGGTACCTCTTTTAGGCAAATATTTTGAGACGAGACCACATTTCCAAACAAGTGTGCTGAGAGTCACTATTGACAAACCAAGCAGTACAGAAACGGCGACAACAATCGCTACTACCAGACTGTTTGCTAACGACGATGCTAGGTAGCTAGCTATGGTTGGTGACTCAGTAGTAGATGACGACCTGAAAGAAAATTTATACGGATGTTAAGTTAAAGTTGATGGACTGCATGCATATGATATGTTACTGTAGctcatatatacatgtatgtcatGTGCAGAGCGTTGATATGGACAGACTGTACATGTCTATAGTTTTTTCGGGTAATTTGAGAGGATTAGGAGTATATATAGGGTtatagggttagggttagccTAATAGGACTAGAAGGTTAGGGGTTACGGTTAGGCCGGGTTAGGGCtatagagttagggttaggtatgCATGATTTGTATTAGTAATCCATGGTTTGTACAGGCAATCCATGGGTTGTCCAAATCCGCGCTTTGCACACAGCATATACATACAGTAGGCTGCATACTCTATAGATGATACCTTAATATTTCATTTGTATCTTCTGTGTTGTTGCTTTTCGCATTTTTCGTTGCATTTTGTCTTCTATTTGGTGTTGGACTGGTCGTATTCCGCAAATTCTTATCGTTGACTACAAATTGAACTATCAGTTATTATGAATGAATAAAGATAttgtttataccaactaaCTTGGTGTGTAAGTCGTAGTAAGGCCATCTCTTGGACGACACATAACGTTTACCTCGGGGCTTGCGCAATACTTTGATCTCCTTGTCGATGACGTCATCCAACAAGAGTAGTTGTGATGCGGTGGGAGACCTTCaaacactcccgtatcatctgcatgaaaggatcagaactgtcagcaaggtaacagttcagcctcacaatacaagattgatatgttgactcaatctgttgtaaccccctaccccctcgctgcaaggagcgtacagtcggtcaacgtctgcagcagaatggtggacaccgtgcatagagaggagctttctggtccgtcgatggagctgctgcaggtccgtgcacccccaatgaatgacgccaaaaccgtaagtgagaaccggtagtgcaaacccattgatggctagaatcttgttccgaccatacaactcagtccggagaaccaccttcactctgcgcaagtactcacgacggagtctctcccgcatcatgctgtgctcaataccgttactctcatctacacccaactacttgtagacttgacatggttccagacagttgatggtgtccgtttttcctaccgtcactccagagttgtgtccagatagcctgccgttgacaaagtgtgcaacagcacatttgtccagaccaaacttcacctggatgtcatcagagaaggtacgaaccgtgtgcaacaacccgtccaactgaccagagtttctgccatacagcttcagatcatccatgtaaagtagatgactgataagctgacgtttggcagtctcaccatgcccagtggtcatccggtagccgtaaccggttctgttcagctccttgctcagaggattgagagccatacagaagagaagtggagaaagtgagtcaccttggaaaataccccttctgatctgcataagccttgtcttgatagtactattcccgtaacaaagcaccatcgatgtcctccaactcttcatcacacgttaCAGaaacccgcacaagactggactgatcttatgcagctgaaggcagtggagcaaccaactgtgtggcacgctgtcataggctttctggtagtccacccaagccatgctcaagctcttgtgcctggtcctacagtcttcggtaagcagcttgttgatcaacagctgatcctttgcaccaaaagatccctgtcgacaacccttctgctcaggagccatgaggtttctctgatccaaatgccctgcaatcctctgcctgatgactgaggtgagggtcttatagaagacagacagacacgtgataggccgctaatttttggcctggtcagtcttgtcattcttaggaatcagagtagttattccttgagacaaccagtcgggtacagagtctggattctgaacatgcaggttgtagttacgagtcagatcactgt
This genomic window contains:
- the LOC134184991 gene encoding uncharacterized protein LOC134184991 isoform X1 produces the protein MKSWRTSMVLCYGNSTIKTRLMQIRRGIFQDDTGVFEGLPPHHNYSCWMTSSTRRSKYCASPEVNVMCRPRDGLTTTYTPINDKNLRNTTSPTPNRRQNATKNAKSNNTEDTNEILRSSSTTESPTIASYLASSLANSLVVAIVVAVSVLLGLSIVTLSTLVWKCGLVSKYLPKRDLFNRRYLPCCSSSSSPNEQMNLILLTIREEIQTAISNAIRESDAKLARMLKPLLDAAKNQAPSNEVVPCLSTTIQSLREYDNQKYVEIIDMLEELGRRLDELDKRLQGSFETRSETTV
- the LOC134184991 gene encoding uncharacterized protein LOC134184991 isoform X2, which gives rise to MTSSTRRSKYCASPEVNVMCRPRDGLTTTYTPINDKNLRNTTSPTPNRRQNATKNAKSNNTEDTNEILRSSSTTESPTIASYLASSLANSLVVAIVVAVSVLLGLSIVTLSTLVWKCGLVSKYLPKRDLFNRRYLPCCSSSSSPNEQMNLILLTIREEIQTAISNAIRESDAKLARMLKPLLDAAKNQAPSNEVVPCLSTTIQSLREYDNQKYVEIIDMLEELGRRLDELDKRLQGSFETRSETTV